The Glycine soja cultivar W05 chromosome 6, ASM419377v2, whole genome shotgun sequence genome has a window encoding:
- the LOC114415491 gene encoding serine carboxypeptidase-like 42 isoform X2: MEARDVPPLEEVPSLSWVPFIPKVMDVVSEQIQCLGIKHPTSSLWSPQLELVGHTQTQLQITILETRPQKFPSYRSRELFLTGESYAGHYIPQLANVLLDYNVHSTSFKFNIKGVAIGNPLLKLDRDAQATYEYFWSHGMISDEIGLAITNDCDFDDYVFASAHNMSKSCNEAINEANEIVGDYINNYDVILDVCYPSIVEQELRLKKIATKISIGVDVCMTYERSFYFNLPEVQKALHANRTNLPYQWSMCSGVLNYSDTDPNIDILPILKKIVQNHIPVWVFSGDQDSVVPLLGSRTLIRELAHDLKFKITVPYGAWFHKGQVGGWVTEYGNLLTFATVRGAAHMVPYAQPSRALHLFSSFVHGRRLPNTTSPSIDD, encoded by the exons ATGGAG GCCCGGGATGTTCCTCCATTGGAGGAGGTGCCTTCACTGAGTTGGGTCCCTTTTATCCCAAAGGTGATGGACGTGGTCTCCGAACAAATTCAATGTCTTGGAATAAAG CATCCAACCTCCTCTTTGTGGAGTCCCCAGCTGGAGTTGGTTGGTCATACTCAAACACAACTTCAGATTACAATTCTGGAGACTCGTCCACAG AAGTTTCCTTCCTACAGATCAAGGGAGCTGTTCCTTACTGGAGAAAGCTATGCAG GACATTATATACCACAGTTAGCTAATGTTCTTTTGGACTACAATGTTCATTCAACTAGTTTCAAATTCAATATTAAAGGAGTTGCT aTTGGAAACCCACTTCTGAAACTTGATCGTGATGCACAAGCAACATATGAATACTTCTGGTCACATGGAATGATTTCAGATGAAATTGGCCTAGCCATTACGAATGATTGCGATTTTGATGATTATGTCTTTGCAAGTGCACATAATATGTCTAAATCATGCAATGAAGCAATAAATGAAGCAAATGAAATCGTTGGCGATTATATAAACAACTATGATGTGATTTTGGATGTTTGTTATCCATCCATAGTTGAACAAGAATTGAGATTGAAAAAGATT GCTACTAAAATAAGCATAGGTGTAGATGTCTGTATGACTTATGAAAGAAGTTTTTATTTCAACCTCCCTGAGGTTCAGAAGGCTCTCCATGCAAACCGTACCAATCTTCCGTACCAATGGTCCATGTGCAGTGG TGTCTTAAATTATAGCGACACTGATCCTAACATAGATATCCTTCCAATTCTTAAAAAGATTGTTCAAAACCATATTCCAGTTTGGGTATTCAG TGGAGACCAAGATTCTGTTGTGCCATTACTAGGTTCTCGAACACTAATTCGTGAACTAGCTCATGATCTTAAGTTCAAGATTACAGTCCCATATGGAGCTTGGTTCCACAAAGGCCAG gTTGGAGGTTGGGTAACCGAGTATGgaaatttgttgacttttgcCACTGTAAGAGGAGCTGCTCACATGGTACCCTATGCACAACCTTCAAGAGCACTCCATCTTTTCAGTTCATTTGTGCATGGAAGGA
- the LOC114415491 gene encoding serine carboxypeptidase-like 42 isoform X1: protein MKRCWLVGVLIVVGCACMLGTVGVEGHPDEDLIVSLPGQPKVEFKQYAGYVDIDVKHGRSLFYYFVEAENVPDKKPLTLWLNGGPGCSSIGGGAFTELGPFYPKGDGRGLRTNSMSWNKASNLLFVESPAGVGWSYSNTTSDYNSGDSSTATDMLLFLLKWYQKFPSYRSRELFLTGESYAGHYIPQLANVLLDYNVHSTSFKFNIKGVAIGNPLLKLDRDAQATYEYFWSHGMISDEIGLAITNDCDFDDYVFASAHNMSKSCNEAINEANEIVGDYINNYDVILDVCYPSIVEQELRLKKIATKISIGVDVCMTYERSFYFNLPEVQKALHANRTNLPYQWSMCSGVLNYSDTDPNIDILPILKKIVQNHIPVWVFSGDQDSVVPLLGSRTLIRELAHDLKFKITVPYGAWFHKGQVGGWVTEYGNLLTFATVRGAAHMVPYAQPSRALHLFSSFVHGRRLPNTTSPSIDD from the exons ATGAAAAGGTGTTGGTTGGTTGGGGTCTTGATTGTGGTGGGGTGTGCCTGCATGTTGGGCACTGTTGGAGTTGAAGGGCACCCTGATGAGGATCTCATAGTAAGTTTACCTGGCCAACCCAAAGTTGAGTTCAAGCAATATGCAGGGTATGTTGATATTGATGTCAAACATGGGAGAAGCCTCTTCTACTATTTTGTGGAGGCTGAGAATGTTCCTGACAAGAAGCCTCTCACTCTTTGGCTCAATGGAG GCCCGGGATGTTCCTCCATTGGAGGAGGTGCCTTCACTGAGTTGGGTCCCTTTTATCCCAAAGGTGATGGACGTGGTCTCCGAACAAATTCAATGTCTTGGAATAAAG CATCCAACCTCCTCTTTGTGGAGTCCCCAGCTGGAGTTGGTTGGTCATACTCAAACACAACTTCAGATTACAATTCTGGAGACTCGTCCACAG CCACTGATATGCTTCTGTTCTTGCTGAAATGGTACCAGAAGTTTCCTTCCTACAGATCAAGGGAGCTGTTCCTTACTGGAGAAAGCTATGCAG GACATTATATACCACAGTTAGCTAATGTTCTTTTGGACTACAATGTTCATTCAACTAGTTTCAAATTCAATATTAAAGGAGTTGCT aTTGGAAACCCACTTCTGAAACTTGATCGTGATGCACAAGCAACATATGAATACTTCTGGTCACATGGAATGATTTCAGATGAAATTGGCCTAGCCATTACGAATGATTGCGATTTTGATGATTATGTCTTTGCAAGTGCACATAATATGTCTAAATCATGCAATGAAGCAATAAATGAAGCAAATGAAATCGTTGGCGATTATATAAACAACTATGATGTGATTTTGGATGTTTGTTATCCATCCATAGTTGAACAAGAATTGAGATTGAAAAAGATT GCTACTAAAATAAGCATAGGTGTAGATGTCTGTATGACTTATGAAAGAAGTTTTTATTTCAACCTCCCTGAGGTTCAGAAGGCTCTCCATGCAAACCGTACCAATCTTCCGTACCAATGGTCCATGTGCAGTGG TGTCTTAAATTATAGCGACACTGATCCTAACATAGATATCCTTCCAATTCTTAAAAAGATTGTTCAAAACCATATTCCAGTTTGGGTATTCAG TGGAGACCAAGATTCTGTTGTGCCATTACTAGGTTCTCGAACACTAATTCGTGAACTAGCTCATGATCTTAAGTTCAAGATTACAGTCCCATATGGAGCTTGGTTCCACAAAGGCCAG gTTGGAGGTTGGGTAACCGAGTATGgaaatttgttgacttttgcCACTGTAAGAGGAGCTGCTCACATGGTACCCTATGCACAACCTTCAAGAGCACTCCATCTTTTCAGTTCATTTGTGCATGGAAGGA
- the LOC114415492 gene encoding uncharacterized protein LOC114415492: MEDIEAFSATYRAKLDEAEIAKVVPDNICLEVSSPGVERIVRIPDDLDRFKDRPMYVKYAINDDPNNPAAEGDGVFKLESFGMETKCCTWGLADVKVNRQKAGKGRPLNKKQREWRLSTPFDSLRFVRLHSDI, from the exons ATGGAAGATATTGAAGCCTTCTCTGCAACATATAGAGCAAAGTTGGATGAAGCAGAAATTGCCAAAGTTGTTCCCGACAATATATGTTTGGAG GTGTCTTCTCCTGGTGTTGAAAGGATAGTTCGGATTCCAGATGACCTAGATCGATTCAAGGACCGACCTATGTATGTGAAATATGCCATTAATGATGATCCAAATAATCCAGCTGCAGAAGGTGATGGTGTCTTCAAGCTTGAATCCTTTGGCATGGAAACAAAATGTTGCACCTGGGGTTTAGCAGATGTGAAAGTCAATAGACAGAAAGCAGGGAAAGGAAGACCACTGAATAAAAAGCAAAGAGAATGGCGTTTAAGCACTCCCTTTGATTCCTTACGTTTTGTACGGTTGCACTctgatatttaa
- the LOC114415493 gene encoding vacuolar protein sorting-associated protein 45 homolog, with protein MVVSSSARDYINRILQDISGMKILILDSQTVGIVSVVYSQSELLQKEVFLVELVDSISKSNESMSHLKAVYFLRPTSENIQLLRRQLASPRFGEYHLFFSNILKDTQIHLLADSDEQEVVQQVQEFYADFVAIDPYHFTLHVPSHYIYMLPAVVDPSTVQRFSDRVVDGLSALFLALKRRPVIRYQRTSDIAKRIAQEAAKLMYQEESGLFDFRRMEVSPLLLVIDRRDDPVTPLLNQWTYQAMVHELIGIQDNKVDLKSVGKFPKDQEEIVLSSEQDSFFKANMYENFGDIGMNIKRMVDEFQQVSKSNQNIQTIEDMAKFVDNYPEYRKMHGNVTKHVTLVTEMSKIVEERKLMSVSQTEQELACNGGQGAAFEAVTNLLNNESISDVDRLRLVMLYALRYEKDSPVQLMQLFNKLASRSAKYKPGLVQFLLKQAGLDKRTGDLFGNRDLMNIARNMARGLKGVENVYTQHQPLLFQLMESIVKGRLRDVDYPFVGNHFQQGRPQDVIIFIVGGTTYEESRSVALQNASNTGVRFILGGSSVLNSKRFLRDLEEAQRVARSSTTVI; from the exons ATGGTGGTCTCATCCTCTGCGCGCGATTACATCAATCGCATCTTGCAGGACATCTCCGGCATGAAGATTCTCATCCTCGATTCTCAAACG GTAGGTATTGTGAGTGTCGTGTATTCACAGTCGGAGCTTCTTCAGAAAGAAGTGTTTTTGGTAGAGTTGGTAGATTCTATTTCCAAGTCAAACGAATCAATGTCACATCTCAAGGCCGTCTACTTCCTTCGACCTACATCGGAGAATATCCAGCTTTTGCGCCGCCAGCTGGCTAGTCCTAGATTTGGAGAGTATCATCTAT TTTTCTCCAACATATTGAAGGACACTCAGATTCACTTACTTGCTGATTCAGATGAACAGGAAGTTGTCCAGCAAGTTCAG GAGTTCTATGCAGATTTTGTTGCAATTGATCCTTATCATTTCACTTTGCACGTGCCTTCACATTACATATATATGCTCCCAGCTGTGGTAGATCCTTCAACAGTGCAGCGCTTCTCTGACCGGGTTGTTGATGGTCTTTCAGCTCTTTTTTTGGCATTAAAGCGAAGACCAGTAATTAGGTATCAAAGGACATCTGACATTGCAAAAAGGATAGCACAGGAAGCAGCT AAATTGATGTACCAAGAGGAAAGTGGTCTTTTTGATTTTAGGCGAATGGAAGTTTCTCCACTGCTGTTAGTGATTGACAGGAGGGATGATCCTGTAACCCCATTACTAAATCAATGGACCTATCAG GCTATGGTTCATGAATTAATAGGAATCCAAGACAACAAAGTGGACTTAAAATCCGTTGGTAAATTTCCAAAGGATCAGGAG GAGATTGTGTTGTCATCAGAACAAGATTCCTTTTTCAAAGCTAACATGTATGAGAATTTTGGAGATATAGGTATGAATATCAAACGGATGGTTGATGAATTTCAGCAAGTGTCAAAAAGTAACCAGAACATCCAAACAATag AGGACATGGCCAAATTTGTTGATAATTATCCTGAGTACAGAAAAATGCATGGAAATGTGACTAAACATGTTACTTTAGTAACTGAAATGAGCAAGATAGTTGAAGAGCGAAAACTTATGTCAGTTTCACAAACAGAACAGGAGTTGGCTTGCAATGGAGGACAAGGAGCTGCTTTTGAG GCAGTGACAAATCTACTAAACAATGAAAGCATATCAGATGTGGACCGACTACGTTTGGTCATGCTGTATGCTTTACGATATGAGAAAGATAGCCCTGTTCAATTAATGCAGCTCTTCAACAAACTGGCTTCCAGATCTGCCAAGTACAAACCTGGG CTTGTCCAGTTTCTTCTGAAGCAAGCAGGTCTTGACAAGAGAACAGGTGATCTTTTTGGAAATCGAGATCTAATGAATATTGCCCGTAACATGGCTCGTGGTTTGAAG GGTGTTGAGAATGTTTACACCCAGCATCAGCCACTTCTGTTTCAACTCATGGAAAGCATTGTCAAAGGGAGGTTGAGAGATGTGGACTACCCATTTGTTGGAAATCACTTTCAACAGGGAAG GCCGCAGGATGTGATCATCTTCATTGTTGGTGGGACAACTTATGAGGAGTCACGGTCTGTTGCTTTACAAAATGCCAGCAATACCGGTGTTCGTTTTATACTTGGTGGTTCTTCTGTTCTTAATTCTAAAAG GTTTTTGAGGGACTTGGAAGAAGCTCAAAGGGTAGCACGTTCTAGCACCACTGTTATTTGA